AGGCGGTTTTTTTGTTTGGTGTGAGCTGCCCCCTGACCTCAAGGCAACCGAGCTGCTCAAAGCGACCCGAGCGTTGGGCGTCACCTTCCTACCCGGTACCCGTTGCTTTGCCGATGGCCAAGGAGACAACGCCCTCCGCCTTGCCTTTAGCTATCAGCCGGATGAACGCATTGTCACCGGGATCCAAACCCTCGGCGAAAGAATGCACGCCCTCCGTAACCGGCATTAGCCCCAATCAGTCAGGCTCCATGGGCAAAGCCTCAAAACGCATGCCCACCCCCAACCGCCCCCCATTCACCCAATCCCAGGTGGATTGCTCCTTTTTCCCGGGCAGCTGTGCCCGCTGAATCAACAGGGATCCCTCACCGGTTGCCACGTACACACCCTCGCCCTTAGCCAATCCCACCACCTCTCCAGGTTGGCCCTTGGGCAGTTCTGGGGGGGCAGGATGGTGTTGGGGCGAGCCAGAACGGATGATCTTGATGCGTTGTCCTTGCCAACCGGTAAAGCACTGGGGGGAAAAAGCGCGAATTTGATTGTGCAGCGCTTGAGCCGGGCGGCTCCAGTCCAGGTGAAAATCGTGTTTTTTCAGCAAGGGGGCGTAGCTGGCCCGAGATCCCTCTTGAGGCATGGGAATCAGCTCTCCCTTTTCGAGTTTTAAGAGGGTTTCCACCAGAAGTTCGGCTCCCAGTTGGGCCAGCTGCATTGTCAATTCCAACCCCGTTTGCTCTGGCCCGATCGGTACACTGGCCTTGAGCAACATTGCTCCTGTATCCATTCCCTCATCCATCAGCATGGTGGTAATGCCCGTTTCGGTTTCGCCGTTGGCAATCGCCCACTGAATCGGAGCAGCGCCACGATAGGCAGGCAACAGGGATCCATGCACGTTCACACAGCCCAGCTTCGGCATTTGCAACACCCTTAAAGGTAAAATCTGCCCATAGGCCACTACCACAAATACGTCCGCCGCTAGCGCCTCTAGGGCCGCCAAAACCGCCTCATCCCGCCGCAAACGAGTCGGTTGCCAGACCGGGATCCCCTGCGATGCGGCCAACACCTTTGTCACTGGCGGCAGAATCTTCTGCCCACGCCCCTGGGGACGATCCGGCTGACACACCACCCCCACCACCTCAAACTCGGGTCG
The window above is part of the Thermostichus vulcanus str. 'Rupite' genome. Proteins encoded here:
- the fmt gene encoding methionyl-tRNA formyltransferase; amino-acid sequence: MRIVFFGTPEFALPSLEILLQRPEFEVVGVVCQPDRPQGRGQKILPPVTKVLAASQGIPVWQPTRLRRDEAVLAALEALAADVFVVVAYGQILPLRVLQMPKLGCVNVHGSLLPAYRGAAPIQWAIANGETETGITTMLMDEGMDTGAMLLKASVPIGPEQTGLELTMQLAQLGAELLVETLLKLEKGELIPMPQEGSRASYAPLLKKHDFHLDWSRPAQALHNQIRAFSPQCFTGWQGQRIKIIRSGSPQHHPAPPELPKGQPGEVVGLAKGEGVYVATGEGSLLIQRAQLPGKKEQSTWDWVNGGRLGVGMRFEALPMEPD